A genomic region of Sarcophilus harrisii chromosome 6, mSarHar1.11, whole genome shotgun sequence contains the following coding sequences:
- the LRIT3 gene encoding leucine-rich repeat, immunoglobulin-like domain and transmembrane domain-containing protein 3 → MHLLAYLSLLFSIFEGVSTSCPSQCNCDSLSRSDGTGTRLVLCSDPDMYEIPTNVPVDTMKLRIEKTVIRRIPTEAFYYLVELKYLWVTYNSVTSIDTSSFYNLKHLHELRLDGNLLTAFPWESLLEMPNLRTLDLHNNRITNVPSEATKYLKNLAYLDISSNRLTTLPPDLLDSWTHFSKDLISRSMDFPPSRIILGLQDNPWFCDCHISKVMELSKVLDPTVVLLDPLLVCSGPETLTGILFQGAELEQCLKPSVMTSATKITSALGSNVLLRCDTTGYPTPELIWTRADNLPVNSTVIQETPGDGVRWSIISLTGISYKDAGDYSCKAKNLAGTSEAIVSVTVVGIVTTTIPPQKSGKKVGGDQLLEEAMHATEKTTFRTTSPSSLSSSSSSSSSPSSSSSSSSSSSSSSSSSSSSSSSSSSSFLPPPSSSSFSSSSSFSIITSAMIPITTEISVDTSITNKKPPKSFPNGKRNSKVMMNGGKFPPASARKKEVSLFSTAATTEPGIIIKNLKVVNETYESATLTWKTINATKNTAITVLYSRYGEEDMIPLSIDSSETQITIDSLEAGKQYVACVCPKGISPKMEQCITFSTDRMNEKMNSQISFLIVASSAACVVVLPLIFYLLYKVLRFQYKPKAIREDDLAKETYIQFETLSLRPYPAQELWTRRRIDESERLLLCSRSSVDSPMIFNNEGLSSEYYC, encoded by the exons ATGCATCTATTGGCTTATTTGAGCCTCTTGTTTAGCATTTTTGAAGGAGTGAGCACTTCTTGTCCTTCGCAATGCAACTGTGATTCCCTCAGCAGAAGTGATGGTACCGGCACAAG GTTGGTGTTGTGCAGTGACCCAGATATGTATGAGATTCCTACGAATGTTCCTGTAGACACAATGAAGCTCCGAATAGAAAAGACTGTCATACGCAGGATCCCCACTGAGGCCTTCTACTATCTGGTAGAACTCAAGTACCTCTGGGTGACTTATAACTCTGTGACCAGCATTGACACCAGCAGCTTTTATAACCTGAAGCATCTGCATGAATTGCGCTTGGATGGCAATTTGCTGACTGCTTTTCCCTGGGAATCTTTGCTGGAGATGCCCAATTTACGAACTCTGGATTTACACAATAACAGAATAACTAATGTGCCATCTGAGGCTACCAAGTACCTGAAGAATCTTGCCTACCTGGATATATCAAGCAATAGACTCACCACTTTGCCTCCTGACCTTTTGGACTCCTGGACACATTTCTCAAAAGATTTAATATCTAGAAGCATGGACTTCCCACCATCAAGAATCATATTAG GTTTGCAGGACAATCCATGGTTCTGTGATTGCCACATTTCCAAAGTGATGGAATTGTCAAAAGTTTTAGACCCCACTGTGGTGCTTCTGGATCCTTTACTGGTCTGTAGTGGACCAGAGACCCTCACAGGGATCTTGTTTCAAGGAGCTGAGCTGGAACAATGCCTGAAGCCATCAGTGATGACCTCTGCCACCAAAATCACATCAGCTCTAGGAAGCAATGTTCTTTTGCGTTGTGATACCACAGGGTACCCCACACCAGAGCTCATTTGGACCAGGGCAGACAACTTGCCAGTTAACTCTACAG taaTTCAGGAAACTCCAGGAGATGGAGTCAGATGGTCCATAATAAGCCTGACTGGAATTTCTTACAAGGATGCAGGTGATTATAGCTGCAAAGCCAAAAACCTGGCTGGCACATCAGAAGCTATTGTTAGTGTTACTGTGGTTGGCATTGTTACCACAACCATACCCCCtcaaaaatcaggaaagaaagtTGGAGGTGATCAGCTTCTGGAAGAAGCCATGCATGCAACTGAAAAGACTACATTCAGAACTACATCCCCATCCtctttatcttcttcttcttcttcttcttcttctccttcttcttcttcttcttcttcttcttcttcttcttcttcttcttcttcttcttcttcctcttcttcttcttcttcttcttcttttcttcctcctccttcttcttcctctttctcctcttcctcctctttttccatcATCACTTCTGCCATGATACCTATCACCACTGAAATATCAGTAGATACTAGTATAACCAACAAAAAGCCTCCCAAGTcttttccaaatggaaaaaggaattcaaaagtgATGATGAATGGAGGCAAATTTCCACCAGCCAGtgccagaaagaaagaagtgtCATTATTTAGCACTGCAGCCACCACTGAGCCTGGTATCATAATAAAAAACCTCAAAGTAGTTAATGAGACCTATGAAAGTGCGACCTTGACCTGGAAGACTATTAATGCCACAAAGAACACTGCTATTACTGTGCTGTATTCCAGGTATGGTGAGGAGGACATGATCCCACTAAGCATTGACTCCAGTGAAACACAAATTACAATAGATAGTTTGGAGGCTGGCAAGCAGTATGTGGCTTGTGTCTGTCCCAAGGGAATCTCTCCTAAGATGGAGCAATGTATCACCTTCTCCACTGATAGGATGAATGAAAAGATGAACTCTCAAATCTCTTTTCTTATTGTGGCAAGTAGTGCTGCTTGTGTGGTTGTTTTGCCACTGATTTTCTATCTGTTGTACAAAGTTCTTAGATTTCAGTACAAGCCAAAGGCTATCAGGGAAGATGATCTAGCAAAAGAGACTTATATACAGTTTGAAACTCTCTCTCTCAGACCCTATCCTGCACAGGAGCTCTGGACTCGAAGGCGCATAGATGAATCAGAAAGATTATTGCTCTGTTCTAGGTCAAGTGTAGACTCTCCTATGATCTTCAACAATGAGGGTTTAAGTTCAGAATACTATTGCTAA
- the RRH gene encoding visual pigment-like receptor peropsin, with product MFKNDSFRSLEPEKEGHSVFSPAEHNIVAAYLITAGIISILSNVIVLGIFVKFKELRTATNAIIINLAVTDIGVSSIGYPMSAASDLYGSWKFGYAGCQIYAGLNIFFGMASIGLLTAVAIDRYLTICQPDLGRRMTSFNYTIMILTAWVNGFFWALMPIVGWASYAPDPTGATCTINWRKNNASFVSYTVTVIAINFVMPLVVMIYCYYNVSQKIKQYTPSNCPEYINRDWSNEVAVTKMSVIMILMFLLAWSPYSVVCLWASFGDPKEIPPAMAIIAPLFAKSSTFYNPCIYVAANKKFRRAISAMIQCQTHQSMSVSKALPMNLT from the exons ATGTTTAAGAATGATTCATTCAGAAGTTTGGAACCCGAAAAGGAAGGCCACTCAGTCTTTTCACCAGCAGAACACAATATCGTGGCTGCTTATTTGATCACAGCAG GTATCATAAGTATTCTCAGCAACGTCATTGTGCTAggcatttttgttaaatttaaggAACTTCGGACAGCAACAAATGCAATTATCATAAATCTGGCTGTTACTGATATAGGGGTTAGCAGCATTGGTTATCCCATGTCTGCTGCTTCAGACCTATATGGAAGTTGGAAATTTGGATATGCTGGATGTCAG ATTTATGCTGGTTTAAACATATTTTTTGGAATGGCAAGTATTGGATTACTCACTGCTGTGGCTATTGATCGGTACCTGACCATCTGTCAGCCTGACCTTG GAAGAAGAATGACTTCTTTCAATTACACCATAATGATTCTGACTGCTTGGGTGAATGGCTTTTTTTGGGCCTTGATGCCTATTGTAGGTTGGGCTTCTTATGCTCCTGATCCAACTGGTGCTACGTGTACTATAAATTGGCGGAAGAATAATGC atcttTTGTTTCATACACAGTGACTGTTATTGCTATAAATTTTGTCATGCCCTTAGTGGTCATGATTTACTGTTACTACAATGTTTCTCAAAAGATCAAACAATATACTCCTAGCAACTGCCCTGAATACATAAACAGAGACTGGTCAAACGAAGTAGCTGTAACCAAG ATGTCTGTGATAATGATTTTAATGTTCCTGCTTGCTTGGTCCCCTTATTCTGTTGTGTGCTTGTGGGCTTCTTTTGGGGACCCAAAGGAGATTCCCCCAGCAATGGCCATCATAGCCCCTCTCTTTGCAAAGTCTTCCACATTCTACAATCCCTGTATATATGTGGCTGCCAACAAGAA GTTCCGGAGAGCGATCTCTGCAATGATTCAGTGTCAGACTCATCAGTCAATGTCCGTATCCAAGGCATTACCAATGAACCTAACTTGA